The genomic interval AGCGGTGGCGCGATCAACGCGCTCGCCCTCGTGTCCAGGCACCCGGAGGACGTGCGGACGCTGGTCGCGCACGAGCCGCCGCTCGCCTCGATCCTGCCCGACCGCGAGCACGCGATGGCGGCCAGCCGTGCCGTCCAGGAGACCTACCGGCGCAGCGGCTGGGGCGCCGGGATGGCGCAGTTCATCGCCGTCAGCAGCCATGAGGGACCGTTCACCGCCGAGATCGCCGGCCAGCCGGGGCCCGACCCGGCGATGTTCGGCATGCCGGCCACCGACGACGGCTCGCGCACGGACCCGCTCCTCGGCCAGAACCTGGTCACCTCCACCCACTACGAGCCCGACTTCGACGCCCTGCGGTCCGCGTCGACACGGATCGTCCTGGCCGCCGGCGAGGAGTCCGAGGGCCAGATGGCGAACCGGGGCGCCTTCGCCGTCGCCGAACGGCTCGGCACCAAGCCGGTGATGTTCCCGAGCAACCACGGCGGCTTCCTCGGCGACGAGTACGGCCAGCCCGGCCAGCCGGAGGCCTTCGCGGCCAAGCTCCGCGAGGTCCTGGCCGCCAGGGCGTGAGGAGGACGCGCATGCAGCTCACCGTCACGGCCTTTCTCTCGGTGGACGGCGTCCACCAGGGCCCGGGCGGTCCGGACGAGGATCGCAGCGGCGGCTTCGACCGGGGCGGCTGGCTCGTCCCCCACTTCGACGAGGCGACCGGCCAGTTCATCGACGAGGTGTTCGAGCAGGTGGACGCGTTCCTCCTCGGCCGGCGCACCTACGACATCTTCGCCGCCTCCTGGCCGAACGCCACCGATCCGGACGACATGGTGGCGAGGCGCCTCAACACGCTGCCCAAGTACGTCGCCTCGACCACGCTCGAGGACCCCAAGTGGGCCAACACCACGGTCCTCGAGGGCGACCTCGCCTCCGCCGTCCGGGAGCTCAAGCAGCGCGAAGGCCGCGAGCTCCAGGTCCACGGCAGCGGCGCGCTCGTCCGGTTCCTGCTCGGCAACGACCTCGTCGACCGCCTCAACCTGCTGGTGTTCCCGGTGATCGTCGGCGCCGGCCGGCGCCTCCTCCCGGACGAGGGCATCGCGACGGGCCTGGCGCTGGACGAGTCGCGGACCACGCCCTCGGGTGTGACGATCTCCGTGTACCGGCCCACCGGGCGCCCCGAGTTCGGGTCGGTCGAGGTGACCTGATCCCGAAGACCTAGCCTGGGATCGGCACGCCGGCCAGGGTCTCGCCGGTGAGGTGGTCCACGACGGCGCGCATGTCGCCGCCGCTGGCCTGGTGGACGGCCAGCTGGCGGTCGGCGCTGGTGCCCTCGCGCAGGATGGTGTGCACGTACTCCACGTCCTTGCGGGAGCCGAGCTCGTCGACCACGTCGTCGACGAACTCCACCAGCTCCACGGCCAGATCGCGCATGGGGACCTCGCGCTGCTTGCCGAAGTCGATCAGCTTGCCGTCCAGGCCGTGACGGAAGGCCCGGAACTTGTTCTCGTGGATGAGCTGGGGCGGGTACTTGCGGAAACCCAGGTTCTGGCCCCGGAGCTTGAGCAGCTTGGCGCAGATGGCCTGGACCAGGGCGGCCAGGCAGATGACCTCGTCGACCCTGGTCACCGCGTCGCAGATGCGGAACTCGATCGTCGGGTACTGCCAGTGGGGCC from Actinomycetota bacterium carries:
- a CDS encoding alpha/beta hydrolase; translation: MTSRTTQLTTHTLDVPGASLTYDVRRNDASTEPILLLIASPMGAGGFGTLSQHVSDRTVVTYDPRGVERSAKTDPASPVTPDVHADDLHRLIQAIGGPVDLFASSGGAINALALVSRHPEDVRTLVAHEPPLASILPDREHAMAASRAVQETYRRSGWGAGMAQFIAVSSHEGPFTAEIAGQPGPDPAMFGMPATDDGSRTDPLLGQNLVTSTHYEPDFDALRSASTRIVLAAGEESEGQMANRGAFAVAERLGTKPVMFPSNHGGFLGDEYGQPGQPEAFAAKLREVLAARA
- a CDS encoding dihydrofolate reductase family protein; the protein is MQLTVTAFLSVDGVHQGPGGPDEDRSGGFDRGGWLVPHFDEATGQFIDEVFEQVDAFLLGRRTYDIFAASWPNATDPDDMVARRLNTLPKYVASTTLEDPKWANTTVLEGDLASAVRELKQREGRELQVHGSGALVRFLLGNDLVDRLNLLVFPVIVGAGRRLLPDEGIATGLALDESRTTPSGVTISVYRPTGRPEFGSVEVT